The following proteins are encoded in a genomic region of Gimesia algae:
- a CDS encoding PVC-type heme-binding CxxCH protein, with amino-acid sequence MNLLPKYKSLLNGFVIVILVLFFPIEKTTAEDLPRVPDGFSIERVTNSELTKYPMMAGFDDRGRLFIAESSGENTRAPQLIKEPKSMIRMLVDRDGDGRFDQSTVFADKLTLPMGALWHEGSLYVASPPNIWKLTDHDDDGVADERKIIVDSFGFSGNAASIHGCFRGPEGRLYWCDGRHGHEFKDKSGKVTSKGLAARIFSCNPDGSDIEVHCGGGMDNPVEIDFTPEGEMIGSVNILMNRPRVDCLVHWLEGGVYPHFEDCVAEFKRTGELLGPITRFGHVAVSGMLRYRGSQFGPEYQGNIFTTIFNTHKVIRSQLIRNGATFETKEEDFLVSDDPDFHPTDIIEDADGSLLVINTGGWFRIGCPQSQISKPDIHGAIYRIRKTGTPALKDPYGLTLDWKSLSPPRKLQLLNDTRPFVQQKAIEELARVGDLAVPQLAKVIESPSGSFYNDTSKRNAVWTLSRIGTGKAVTAIQNGLASSESVQMTAAKALGTLRNSQSVDQLIALLKQNKPPVQRTAATALGRICEAGRRDSVSDEQLQSVVKSLFNVIKSGTPDRTLEHALIYALIRIDNRDLVLSGLDDSSPAVRRAALIALDQMNSGNLTRELVTPLLDTDDPALQKEALTIIGEHEGWAGETMTLLKTWLSEAELSSERAAVLRGFLVAQSADPEVQSLIAQSLTSDETSEPAKTILLEVIQRSTLKEFPVAWRSALGQILKTAEPELQIFVVRIAQTHDQPDLNEQLTSLALDVKQPASLRIEAFSAVGSHLKSIDQSTFNFLMSRMNEEYPPLDRLAAARALSGLPQSANQLIQLSKQLDAPGPLALPVLLRAYAKSVDEAVGLALITGLNGSSAATNLSADELASLLQKYPESVQQAATPLLKKLGVDLAQQKAHLESLKPLLTEGRLEEGRKIFFGKKAACSGCHAVEDSGGKVGPDLTKIGAIRTGTDLLEAIALPSASFARGYRSYLVVTDAGRIYTGVISRESTDTVYLRTADLSEVRIARDQIEVMKESPTSIMPKGLEQRLTQQEIRDLLAYLQNRK; translated from the coding sequence GTGAATCTTTTGCCGAAGTACAAATCGCTCTTGAATGGTTTTGTTATCGTGATTCTTGTTCTGTTTTTTCCAATAGAGAAAACGACGGCGGAAGATCTGCCCCGCGTTCCGGATGGTTTCAGTATCGAACGGGTCACTAACAGTGAACTGACAAAATATCCAATGATGGCAGGTTTTGATGATCGCGGGCGGCTGTTCATTGCAGAAAGTTCGGGAGAAAACACGCGTGCTCCCCAGTTGATTAAAGAACCGAAAAGTATGATTCGCATGCTCGTGGATCGGGATGGCGACGGACGCTTTGATCAGAGTACGGTATTCGCGGATAAGTTGACCCTGCCGATGGGCGCACTCTGGCACGAGGGATCACTCTATGTTGCCAGTCCTCCCAATATCTGGAAGCTGACGGATCACGACGACGACGGCGTGGCGGATGAGCGGAAGATTATCGTCGATTCGTTCGGCTTCTCTGGTAATGCGGCTAGTATCCACGGATGTTTTCGTGGGCCGGAAGGACGGCTCTACTGGTGTGATGGCAGACACGGTCACGAATTCAAAGATAAGTCAGGCAAGGTCACCAGCAAAGGATTGGCCGCCCGGATCTTTTCCTGTAACCCCGATGGCTCCGATATCGAGGTGCATTGTGGTGGCGGTATGGATAATCCCGTCGAGATCGATTTCACTCCCGAAGGGGAAATGATTGGTTCGGTAAATATTTTAATGAACCGTCCCCGCGTGGACTGTCTGGTGCACTGGCTGGAAGGAGGCGTCTATCCTCACTTTGAGGATTGTGTCGCTGAATTCAAACGCACGGGAGAACTGTTGGGACCGATCACCCGCTTTGGTCACGTCGCCGTTTCCGGCATGTTACGCTATCGGGGATCGCAGTTCGGACCAGAATATCAAGGCAATATTTTCACGACGATATTTAATACTCACAAAGTCATACGCTCCCAGCTGATACGTAACGGAGCCACATTTGAAACCAAAGAAGAAGACTTTCTGGTTTCAGATGATCCCGACTTTCATCCCACTGATATCATCGAAGACGCTGATGGCAGCCTGCTGGTGATTAACACTGGTGGCTGGTTCCGCATTGGTTGTCCCCAATCTCAGATTTCCAAGCCAGACATTCATGGAGCCATCTATCGTATTCGTAAGACAGGCACACCGGCGCTGAAAGATCCTTATGGTCTAACTCTGGACTGGAAATCATTGTCACCCCCTCGCAAGCTGCAGTTGTTGAACGACACACGTCCCTTTGTGCAGCAGAAGGCCATCGAAGAACTGGCCCGTGTTGGCGATCTGGCTGTGCCTCAGCTTGCAAAAGTAATCGAATCACCCAGCGGTTCCTTTTATAATGATACCAGTAAACGCAATGCGGTCTGGACATTATCGCGCATTGGAACAGGTAAAGCAGTAACTGCAATTCAAAACGGTCTGGCATCCTCGGAGAGTGTGCAGATGACGGCAGCGAAAGCGCTGGGGACGTTGCGAAATTCGCAATCAGTTGATCAGTTAATCGCGTTATTGAAACAGAACAAACCCCCCGTACAACGTACCGCGGCAACTGCCTTGGGGCGCATTTGTGAGGCAGGGCGACGTGACTCTGTTTCGGATGAACAGTTGCAGTCGGTAGTGAAATCTCTATTCAATGTAATCAAATCCGGGACTCCAGATCGAACGCTGGAGCATGCTCTCATCTATGCATTGATTCGTATCGACAATCGCGATCTGGTTCTCTCTGGCCTGGATGATTCCAGTCCGGCTGTCCGCCGCGCGGCGTTGATTGCTCTGGACCAGATGAACTCGGGTAATCTGACTCGGGAACTGGTAACCCCCCTGCTGGACACCGATGATCCGGCTTTGCAGAAAGAGGCTCTGACGATAATCGGAGAACATGAGGGGTGGGCCGGCGAAACTATGACGCTGTTGAAAACCTGGTTGAGCGAAGCGGAGCTGAGTTCGGAGCGGGCTGCGGTACTGCGGGGTTTTCTGGTCGCGCAGTCTGCTGATCCCGAAGTGCAATCACTGATTGCTCAGTCACTGACGAGTGATGAAACATCAGAGCCTGCAAAGACGATTCTACTGGAAGTCATTCAGCGTTCTACGTTGAAAGAGTTTCCTGTCGCCTGGCGTTCTGCACTGGGGCAGATTTTGAAGACGGCTGAACCTGAATTACAGATTTTCGTCGTCCGCATTGCTCAGACTCATGATCAGCCTGATCTCAATGAACAGTTAACGTCTTTAGCACTGGATGTGAAACAGCCGGCTTCTCTGCGAATTGAAGCATTTTCCGCTGTCGGTTCCCATTTAAAAAGCATCGATCAGAGTACGTTCAATTTTCTCATGTCTCGAATGAATGAAGAGTATCCGCCTCTGGATCGTCTGGCGGCGGCAAGAGCACTGTCAGGATTGCCACAATCTGCCAATCAATTAATCCAGTTATCAAAACAACTGGACGCACCCGGGCCCCTCGCGCTGCCGGTTCTGTTAAGAGCTTATGCGAAAAGCGTCGATGAGGCTGTGGGGCTGGCTTTGATTACGGGCTTGAATGGTTCTTCCGCTGCGACGAACTTGTCGGCGGATGAACTGGCGAGCCTGTTACAGAAGTATCCCGAATCGGTTCAGCAGGCAGCGACACCGCTGTTGAAGAAACTGGGCGTGGATCTGGCACAGCAGAAGGCGCACCTGGAATCTCTCAAGCCTCTGCTCACAGAGGGACGGCTGGAAGAAGGACGCAAAATCTTCTTCGGTAAGAAAGCAGCCTGCTCGGGTTGTCATGCGGTCGAAGATTCCGGCGGAAAAGTGGGGCCCGATCTGACAAAAATTGGTGCTATTCGTACCGGAACAGATTTACTGGAAGCGATTGCACTTCCCAGCGCCAGCTTTGCGCGTGGCTATCGTTCCTATCTGGTAGTGACGGATGCCGGACGTATTTATACGGGCGTCATCAGTCGCGAATCGACGGATACCGTCTACCTCAGAACCGCGGATCTGTCCGAAGTACGGATCGCCCGTGATCAGATTGAAGTCATGAAAGAGTCGCCGACTTCGATCATGCCTAAAGGACTGGAGCAGCGTCTGACTCAGCAGGAAATCCGGGATTTGCTTGCGTACCTGCAGAATCGCAAGTAA
- a CDS encoding LexA family protein has translation MQTTDISTRKTLTEKQEAIYSFIKQEITQQRLSPTVREIAEQFGIRSSNGVMCHLRALERKGWIKRDHYLSRGITLIAEPVTQMITLTPGEAGCIGEIYLGCVGVKDRSVTLELIAPDTMGEVRKDP, from the coding sequence ATGCAGACAACAGACATTTCGACGCGAAAAACACTGACCGAAAAACAAGAGGCCATCTACTCATTTATCAAACAGGAAATCACGCAACAACGTCTATCGCCTACAGTGCGGGAAATTGCAGAACAATTCGGCATTCGATCATCAAATGGAGTGATGTGTCATCTCCGCGCGCTGGAACGAAAAGGCTGGATTAAACGGGATCACTACCTGTCACGTGGCATTACTCTGATTGCAGAACCGGTCACACAGATGATCACACTCACTCCAGGTGAAGCCGGTTGTATCGGAGAAATCTATCTCGGATGTGTCGGCGTGAAAGATCGCAGTGTCACGCTGGAACTGATTGCACCTGACACGATGGGAGAAGTTCGCAAAGATCCTTGA
- a CDS encoding Gfo/Idh/MocA family protein codes for MQDQPEKADQTQSTISRRRFLATSASAAAAIGFGAPAIVRGTNLNEKLNIAIIGSGGRGGSNLRSVSSENITVLCDVNEQNLFRASQSHPKAKQFKDFRKVYDHPDQFDAVVVSTCEHTHAFATLPALQMKKHVYCEKPLTHSVWEARVIREAARKANVATQMGTQIHAGDNYRRVVELIQSGAIGPVQEAHVWVSRAWGWHPSEEAARAAKDLVYSEKRPSHSDEIPQGLDWDLWLGPAPERPFNNIYFPGPKWYRWWDFGNGTMSDLGSHWIDLPFWALNLDYPLTIEAEGPPIQKEIAPASMQAIYEYGQRGEMPPVTVGWYQGTNKPQIWKDGKIPQWSNGVLFVGEKGMLLSDYSKHVLLPEKEFADFKRPEPFIPKSLGHHAEWIHACKTGAPTTCNFEYAGLLTEANHLGNVAYRTGKKLHWDTQTMKATNAPESDQYIRREYRKGWELS; via the coding sequence GTGCAAGATCAACCCGAAAAAGCAGACCAGACTCAATCTACTATAAGCCGCAGACGGTTTCTGGCAACTTCTGCATCGGCAGCCGCCGCGATTGGATTCGGTGCGCCCGCCATTGTGCGGGGAACCAACCTGAATGAAAAGCTCAACATTGCTATTATTGGTTCTGGGGGACGGGGCGGCAGCAATCTCCGTTCGGTCTCTTCAGAAAATATTACGGTTCTGTGTGATGTGAATGAACAAAATCTGTTTCGCGCCTCACAGAGTCATCCCAAAGCAAAACAGTTCAAAGATTTTCGCAAAGTTTACGATCATCCGGATCAGTTTGACGCTGTTGTCGTGAGTACCTGCGAACACACTCATGCTTTCGCGACGCTACCGGCGCTGCAGATGAAAAAACATGTATACTGTGAAAAGCCTCTGACCCACAGTGTCTGGGAAGCGCGCGTCATTCGAGAAGCGGCTCGAAAGGCGAATGTCGCCACTCAAATGGGTACTCAGATCCATGCGGGAGATAATTACCGTCGGGTTGTTGAACTGATTCAGTCCGGCGCCATCGGCCCGGTTCAGGAAGCTCACGTCTGGGTGTCACGAGCCTGGGGCTGGCATCCTTCGGAAGAAGCCGCGCGTGCAGCAAAAGATCTTGTCTACTCGGAAAAACGACCAAGCCATTCCGATGAGATTCCTCAAGGACTGGACTGGGATCTCTGGTTAGGACCAGCTCCAGAACGCCCTTTCAATAATATTTATTTCCCGGGGCCCAAATGGTACCGCTGGTGGGATTTTGGGAATGGTACCATGTCAGACCTGGGCAGCCACTGGATCGACTTGCCTTTCTGGGCACTGAATCTGGATTACCCACTCACAATTGAAGCGGAAGGACCGCCGATCCAGAAAGAAATCGCACCAGCTTCGATGCAGGCCATTTATGAATATGGTCAGCGTGGCGAGATGCCCCCCGTCACTGTGGGCTGGTACCAGGGAACAAACAAGCCTCAAATCTGGAAAGATGGTAAAATTCCCCAGTGGTCTAACGGCGTTTTATTCGTCGGTGAGAAAGGCATGCTCCTTTCCGATTACAGTAAGCATGTATTGCTACCTGAAAAAGAATTCGCCGACTTCAAACGCCCGGAGCCATTCATTCCAAAATCTCTGGGACATCACGCAGAATGGATTCATGCCTGCAAAACCGGGGCACCGACAACCTGCAATTTCGAATACGCGGGCCTGCTCACTGAAGCCAATCACCTCGGTAATGTCGCCTATCGTACAGGTAAAAAACTGCACTGGGACACCCAGACGATGAAGGCCACGAACGCTCCTGAATCGGACCAGTATATTCGACGTGAATATCGTAAGGGCTGGGAATTAAGCTAG
- a CDS encoding zinc metalloprotease: MFGWFRSKPVCPVSAEEKAWIENRFSWLIGEFGMQRLTKGTLILPTTDFFPEEYHRTADEIQKIMDLVAEYMNVSPSILRLNFYEDFRPEIEGMWTAGSVGMYSESARKFDIWLEIHSLENPLTVIATLAHEIGHVLLLGQRRISHIEEDHEPLTDLLTVYLGLGLFSANAVMQEHYWNDGPLSGWSMGRQGYLSMEMFGYAFALFGIARGEIAPKWLSQLRLDVRSACKQGMRYITETGDCSCEFVTPR, from the coding sequence ATGTTTGGATGGTTTCGCTCAAAACCAGTTTGTCCTGTATCAGCAGAAGAAAAAGCATGGATTGAAAATCGTTTTTCATGGTTGATCGGCGAATTCGGGATGCAGAGACTCACAAAAGGAACTCTCATACTACCTACCACTGATTTTTTTCCGGAAGAGTATCATCGAACGGCTGACGAGATTCAGAAAATCATGGATCTTGTTGCTGAATACATGAACGTTTCCCCTTCCATTTTACGACTTAATTTCTATGAAGATTTTCGCCCTGAAATAGAAGGTATGTGGACCGCAGGCTCGGTAGGCATGTATTCTGAATCGGCCAGGAAATTTGATATCTGGCTGGAAATTCATAGCCTCGAAAATCCACTCACCGTCATTGCTACGCTCGCACATGAAATCGGACACGTGCTACTACTGGGACAACGACGTATTTCGCATATTGAGGAAGATCACGAACCGTTAACCGATCTTTTGACTGTATATCTGGGACTAGGTTTGTTTTCAGCTAACGCTGTCATGCAGGAACATTATTGGAACGATGGCCCCCTATCAGGTTGGAGCATGGGGCGACAAGGGTACCTGAGTATGGAGATGTTCGGTTATGCATTTGCTCTGTTTGGAATTGCACGTGGAGAAATTGCTCCAAAATGGCTCTCGCAATTAAGATTAGATGTACGATCAGCATGCAAGCAGGGAATGCGATATATCACAGAAACGGGAGACTGTAGTTGCGAGTTTGTAACTCCGCGATAG
- a CDS encoding class I SAM-dependent methyltransferase, whose product MPEIRNIGHYDRKYATSDFDYSPERERGWLQEHLIDRFDLKPGDRVLDLGCGKGLHASLLSSFGLNVFGVELSAEGVRGANARGSTAVFINASASDLPYHFDTGYFDLIYCRGMSWFHRELHEVCPSTGVNVSEHVPKIMEFIRPGGLFVLQICTDFTGRCADDGVIYNRLSDYIDLFSPHGEIVHLTNWAGVGLLDDEQAAEVKGGIVIATQK is encoded by the coding sequence ATGCCAGAGATTCGAAACATTGGCCATTATGATCGGAAGTACGCCACCAGCGATTTTGATTACAGCCCAGAACGGGAACGGGGCTGGCTGCAGGAACATCTGATTGACCGGTTCGATTTAAAGCCCGGTGATAGAGTACTGGATCTGGGTTGCGGCAAGGGCCTGCATGCGTCCCTGCTGTCCAGTTTCGGATTAAACGTGTTCGGTGTCGAACTGTCCGCCGAAGGCGTTAGGGGGGCGAATGCACGCGGTTCAACGGCGGTTTTCATCAACGCCAGCGCATCGGATCTACCGTACCACTTCGATACAGGGTATTTCGATCTGATCTACTGCCGAGGAATGAGCTGGTTTCATCGGGAATTACACGAGGTCTGCCCATCAACCGGGGTGAATGTTTCAGAGCACGTCCCGAAAATCATGGAATTCATACGACCGGGCGGGCTGTTCGTCCTGCAGATCTGTACGGACTTCACTGGGCGGTGTGCTGATGATGGCGTAATCTATAACCGCCTGAGTGATTACATTGATCTGTTTTCCCCACATGGAGAGATCGTGCATCTGACGAACTGGGCCGGGGTGGGTTTACTCGATGATGAACAGGCAGCAGAGGTCAAGGGCGGAATTGTGATCGCGACGCAGAAATAG
- a CDS encoding class I SAM-dependent methyltransferase, producing the protein MSYWDERKELNYYQIVKQWLEPFGGTLLDVGCADTPVAQWGEFDRRIAVNDQSFPEMDGVECIQVDWLECDRAADVITCLQVLEHFETRVLIPFVDKIFSSCETAIISVPYMWTTGACPGHVQDPISVRKFIDLVGRCPARLDIVKDSSQERLIALFKKDYA; encoded by the coding sequence ATGAGCTACTGGGATGAACGCAAGGAGTTGAACTACTATCAGATCGTCAAGCAGTGGCTCGAACCGTTCGGCGGCACCCTTCTCGATGTGGGGTGTGCTGACACGCCGGTTGCTCAGTGGGGTGAATTCGACCGAAGGATTGCCGTCAACGATCAGTCGTTCCCGGAGATGGACGGCGTCGAATGCATCCAGGTGGACTGGCTGGAATGCGACCGGGCTGCCGACGTGATTACCTGCCTGCAGGTATTAGAGCATTTTGAAACGAGGGTGCTGATTCCGTTCGTGGACAAGATCTTCAGCAGTTGCGAAACCGCGATCATCAGTGTGCCGTACATGTGGACTACCGGGGCCTGCCCTGGTCACGTTCAAGATCCGATCAGCGTGCGAAAGTTTATCGATCTGGTGGGACGCTGTCCCGCTCGTCTCGATATCGTGAAAGATTCCAGCCAGGAGCGTTTGATCGCTCTGTTTAAAAAGGATTATGCGTAA